One Triticum dicoccoides isolate Atlit2015 ecotype Zavitan chromosome 4B, WEW_v2.0, whole genome shotgun sequence genomic window carries:
- the LOC119295120 gene encoding protein OSB1, mitochondrial-like, with protein MLRSLAAAARSPAAAAWRRLLHHGRDIGGGEEVESMAYRMSMLRAPPVARKKDIVSSNLCSLIGRLNAPVRLHRNSSEEDPKAYTFLCVTPASSSSSTCANFQVTLQLKGDLANVCLKHLKYNDLVHVSGFLNSYHKVSGTGEKYVCYKIHVKELNCVHDPKKPRNDKGSVDPASTPSADTQTLEEIKYRERLHLWQVFFASPYEWWDNRQHKPYASCPDFKHKDTREQLWLHPDDPPWVRKQLELIDQQTAESGRRDGRGRLTNPRWNAQDFNYSDECDDDEQDTQRQANG; from the exons ATGGCAGAGACATCGGCGGTGGGGAGGAGGTGGAGAGCATGGCGTACCGCATGTCGATGCTGCGGGCTCCCCCTGTCGCGCGGAAGAAGGATATTGTTAGCTCCAACTTGTGCAGCCTCATCGGCCGCCTCAACGCGCCGGTGCGCCTGCACCGAAACAGCTCCGAGGAGGACCCGAAGGCTTACACCTTCCTCTGCGTTACGCCCGCTTCCTCGTCCTCGTCGACCTGTGCCAACTTCCA AGTGACACTGCAGCTGAAGGGCGATCTGGCAAATGTGTGCCTGAAGCATTTGAAGTACAATGACCTTGTACATGTATCTGGTTTTCTGAATTCTTATCATAAAGTCAGTGGAACTGGTGAAAAGTATGTGTGCTATAAG ATCCACGTCAAGGAACTGAATTGCGTTCATGATCCCAAGAAGCCTAGGAATGATAAAGGCTCGGTAGATCCAGCATCAACACCATCTGCGGATA CTCAAACACTTGAAGAAATCAAGTACAGAGAAAGGCTTCATCTGTGGCAAGTCTTCTTTGCCAGCCCTTACGAGTGGTGGGATAACCGGCAACACAAACCATACGCCAGTTGCCCTGATTTTAAGCACAAGGACACCCGTGAGCAGCTATGGCTTCATCCAGATGACCCACCTTGGGTAAGAAAGCAGCTCGAATTGATTGACCAGCAAACGGCAGAGAGTGGTCGCAGGGATGGCAGAGGGCGCTTGACAAACCCAAGATGGAACGCTCAAGACTTCAACTACTCTGACGAATGTGACGATGATGAGCAGGACACGCAAAGGCAGGCGAATGGATGA